The genomic stretch CAATGGGATGATATCCCAACGATGAAACAACATGGAATCCCAAATGAAGGCGATGACCTCTATTCGATGTAATTTCTTTTATAGCGTTTTCAATCAAtgttattttcttcattttttgcaattttatttgttttataatttaaaaataaaaaatacttagTAATATGTCAAACGATAAAAATTAGTAGTAAAATAAATTGTGATTGGAATTAGGCATacctgtaacatcccaaaaaattttgcgacttttgttttaatatggatgtcgagtggaaaatttcttttatgaaattattcGTTCCTATGTGATAgagttgattatgtgaaataattgtcatgagcgatgtggaatgaaatgttatatacattatattttacaatgtggggaattaattaaatgagatcatgcattttgttctagccaaattcattgggaattttcggccccttcaattattgaaaatattttcttcttggatttaattgattgttttgggatatttatccaaattaaatccaaatcgaattatccctaatatgtgctacatgaaattcgaatcCTAACCTAATCTTGTGAGTTTCGAGAATcctctattttaattaggaggatgaattattttgtttgatttaattggtgccttgttgattcccttcttttaattttgaatccaattaaatcatgtcacacTATGTTTCCTCGCCCtaattaaattaggatttgaattatttccttgtggcaattAAAGCCAATTTTCGGTCTTCCCTATTTGTAAAggaaatatatttgtttcctattttgtggaattccttctattcaaataaataccaaattaatacctatgtctaattaattggggatgtgaatattttccttttaatttcccccattccacacgcctattccttcttttaattgtgggattttattcattggcctctattttattcctccacaattaattaattaattaattaatttatgggattaaacctagtactataaaatcaactaaacctaaccctagcccccattctttTCCCCTCCCACACGTCCTCTCCCTCACTCTCTCTgcctcacacgcctccctcctcTCTCTATTCATTCTCTCAAAAAAAACCCTCCTTCAATCCTTTGTTCTTGTGTCAATTGGAGTTGGAACTTCAAGATTCACCGAAGAATCGCACCAACTGTCGTTTCTACAGTTTGTTTTTGAccaaagaaggtataattgaattattttcctcaTCCTTTTCATTGAATCATTGTTCTTGATTCTCTCATGCATATAgcgagtgtaggaatcatagatcgaaAATTTAATCGGTGGGGATTGATGTGTTGTGTGAGGAAATTTGTGGATGTACGTTTGTGAATGTgtatgtgtgaagtttggatgattcattggtaaATGATgttgaatatatgagaacatgagtGTGAGagctttttgaagcatgaataaatgtgtttggatgaatgatgaataaaccctaatttcgaaattgtgaagcatgaaaattgtgttgttcggacagtggattccgacgtgtgtttgaccagccaaacgatcttattttgacaggaatttttaactgagtaactTTTGAGATGTATTCTGTATTGTGTATGAATTTCAGctccttttgacgaaagatgaagttttaatgaatttttgaagttgactgcgtaATTCTGCCataaacttgtattctcgcccagagagttttgttttttattcgACTGACCAAATGggcttattttgatgtgaatttttgactAGATGAAATgttaagtgtcttctgtgttgtatgaaaatttcagcctcattggacatcggatgaaattttgacaaatttttcaattgaactgtgcagtactgccagaatttttgtgttccgaccagagagttgcacttttgttttgactgaccaaatgacatgattttggtgtgaaattttaactagatgaacttgaatgtgtataCTGTTTGGTGACCAAAtgttagcttcatatgaggtcggatggatttttggtgatttttacaaaaggactgcacagttctgccagttttctgtcatgttaaaaatagtacttgttgtcaagtttagatgaattacatgatgcatgtgtgattaaggaacaTATCTTATGGCGTGGTTATGTGCTATACGTTGAGATATATTATGGTATGTTTCCTTATgtgatgaacgtttgggatgggtaaattaagaaaacgatgaaaggaacgataggacatgcatgataatttgtattgatggaaggctgattgtgttgtggtgttggcaagggttgttgtgtgtacgtgagcacaagaaACGAGGGTTGCTTTGAGTTGGGTATTGTATTGTtcaagcaagcgaggtgggctttcttttacaaatctctTTACCtttcgaaaatatgatgtggtgttataagggtggtttaacttgttatgtcatgccatgttgtttttgtttatgagattgttgcctgatgcctagttcgtctgagcttgctccgttaggctatatggttgtgttgtgaaacgaattcgggtctgagtagggcagcaaaccctatcaggctgtgtacactggtgggatcgtgagccgtccttgctagtcggccggtctcatgggcgaatagtgtggccacactttcgtcgcactgtggaatgatgattgtgattgatggattgttgagaaaatggggagattgtttgactggccagtctatgaatcgtttttgtgttctcgatgatatttcttaactacatgaaaaactcgagatcactggtatggatgacataactgttataaaatgttttcggcatgagcccattgagtacaacaagtactcagccctatatatgttttccctatatacaggttgagcgggatgttgcgatggatgttgagtcggcctacAAATTTTGGATGTGTTGTGTcctcatacataggcgtcatcctatgactctcttgataacctatttccgctgctattaTTGAAACTGTGTCgcaagaatttattttatttcgtacGATTTTTGTCTtgtcaaatactttgagactttaacccgctgcttacttcgttactctaaaatggttttcgtaaactaaaacaaatgttcttttaggagttaattggatttttgatatttatttttcctttgtTTTCTTTGAAAAATTGTTTGCTAGAAATCTCCGCACTATTTGATATTGTAATTATGACATTAagtattttgaactaaaatcagttgcttaacttttcaatgaactaaaatattctcCTTCTTAAGTTAATTGGGTCTTTCATATGAACTGTCGTctcttaaatgttgtcttttatTGCTTTCACGTGGTCACGACCTCCTCGTTTTATTATCCCTAGTATTAGCGGTCGTGACAATACCTTATTTCAAGAGTTCCGCCTAAAATAAACAAGGCAAAACACATCCTTAAGTCCTTGTactttgattgtttatttcaatATTCCTTATACAATTTTTCCGTTTTAATAAGTCTTTGTACttttatattcgatatattCCAATCCTTATTTAACAGAACCGTTAACTTTTCCGTTATAAAATAACACATTatatgttaattatttaaatatattccaCCTAATATCCTAGTTGGAAAATATCAACGAAAAGAGataaaacaagaaaaatgaTCTCGGAGAGAAGAGCGAGGCCTTCCTTGGGCTGGAGCTCGAAGAAGCCGCCATTGACGCCAGCGAGCTTTAAGGCTTCCTCGGCGTTGAGGGGCCCACGGCCTTGGAATTGGGGTGGCCGGTCAGGAGCCCAACAATGTAGGAGAGGGGCACGAGATCGCCGGAGGCTGTGATTGTGCCGCAGAGAGGGAGGCATGGGGTGATGTTCTGGTTCAGGAATTTGGTGATGGCTTCAAGGATTTCGAATCGGATGCAAGAGTAGCCTTCGAGGAGGGTGTTGATCCGGACCAGCATCGTCGCTCTCGTTGCCGTGTGTGGCAGCGTGTGGTTTGATTCCGTTCCGTTTCTGAATATTCCGGCGTTCAAGAACCTGTTGCCATTTTGCTCTCATTAATTTCTAATCGAAAAGAACAGCAAGTTCAAGTAGAAGACCGCTCCACAAAAATTGGTTCTTGAATTTATTAGGtgtaattagagcatccactataggcgaGGCGCGCCTATAGCCCCGGAGGGACGTCCGCATAGCCCCGGAGGGACGTCCGCCCCGGCGTGGATGAAAAAATGGGGGCGAGGACGGGGCGTACGATGCTTCGGCGACTAGGGGGCGAGGACGGGGCGATGGCGGGGCTATCTATAGTGGGGCGGCGgtcggcgcgccggccgcccccttgaaattttttcgaaaattacccctataaataccactcctccaccatccatttaccccattttcacacactctcccttcattcactatctacactttcactctctaaaaatgcacggtggagacgacgaatcccccggctcggacgaatcgggatatggctgcaatccttcccagccgtcgCCCCCTTGAaattttttcgaaaattacccctataaataccactcctccaccatccatttaccccattttcacacactctcccttcattcactatctacactttcactctctaaaaatgcacggtggagacgacgaatcccccggctcggacgaatcgggatatggcggcaatccttcccagccgtcgggatatggcggctatccttctcagccgtcgggatatggcagctatccttctcagccgtcCCAGCCATGGAGTTGGAGTCAATCTCCcccgccgtgggcatcgagtccaactcctccaccatctcagccgtggaggtcttctcccacGCCCCAACCTTTGCCGAGGAATCTGAGCCGCTCGGCGTTTGgggattacagacccaacctcgacgccCTTCACCATCCGCGTccggagacccctttccaatccagcaCCTCTCCTTTCACTGaggcagatcaagacgcactgGATACGATGTTCGGTCTGCTTAGTTCCGTCGTACCGGATACGCCCTTTGCGACGAAAGTCAGGGGGTCCGAAAGGGCTGGCACGGGCaatggcggtggcggtggcggtggcggtggcggtggtggcggccGTCGATGTGGCAGTGGCGGTGGCGGATCGGGCAATGTCAGCGGCGCCGGCGGAGAGGGCAGCGGCTCAGTTCAAACCGAAAAAAAAGGCCACgcactacaccaaagcggagtccattgctgtggcgagggcgtgggatgTCGCCACATCagaccccatagtgggcaccgatcagaccaaggggagcttttggaagcgcgCCGTGTTGTCGTACAACAAGTTCAAACGTCGCGGCACCAAACCGCGTGACGCGGAACAACTCCCCAagaagtggtctaggattctaCCGGCCACCCGGCGTTTCGCgggcatataccagaacaacctgctccatgaggagagtggccgaagcgaggCTGGCTTGAAAGCACTTTCGATGAGCCAATACAACACACAAGGCAATCcgaagttcacaatgtgggaggagtatctagtTCTCGAGGACTGCTagaaattcaaggccatctgtgcGCAAGAGCAGGCTCTGGCACCAAAGCGGACAAGACACAACATTGTCGGGGACTACAGCAACGGCAGTGGCTCGCAATCGTTCGACCTGAACGAAGAGCAAGCCGAAGAGCCCtccgctacacactctaggcgcgTCTGCCCTCCGGACAACATGCCTCTATCCGACGCGCTAGAAAAGCTGGCGGTTCCTCCCGCCGATCGTCGGCAGTGTCTGGATCGCGTGCCCCGTAGCCCGAGCCTACACTGCCGTCAACGGCCCCTTTTGCCAGCGATGTCTTGAGGGATAACGTATATGTGCAGCTGACGCACGAATTGCATGAAGTCTGCAGCAAATACGTGGCTGCAACCGACCCGTACATCAAGAATATATACTCCGACCTCATACGTCGGATCCAGCGCCGTCTGCGCTTGGCTGATGAGGGTCCTGGGGCAGCGGCAGCGAGGGAGacggagaaggcgatggagaAGAGGAGGAATTGGACTCCGCCGCCGATTAGACGGTGGcggcgtttttatttgtatttttttaattcattcgttgtataattttacctttgccattacaacgaatattcggtctcaattatctcgttttataattatttcaattcagcTGATTTAAAAACGaaacgaaaaaattaaaatgaaaattaattataaaattctggggctattggaagtgtccgcctatagtgtggctgtggacaaaaaaaatggggctatggacaaaaaatttggggctatggacaaaaaaaggGGTGGGGCTATTGGAGAAGACCGCCTATAGTAGATGCTCTTATAGCTATCTCAGGAGTTGTGGCGTTATACAAAAAGAATTATGATACCAGGCTGCAACACAGTGTGTGTAAGGGAGAAAGAGAGTGTGGTTTcaaaaaattgatattttcCAACTAGGACACTAGGTGGAatagatttaaataattaacatatGATATGATGTGTTATTTTATAACAGAAAAGTTAACGATTCCGTTAAATAAAGATTGAaatatatcgaatataaaaGTACAAGGACTTATTAAAACGGAAAAATTGTATAAGAATCTATTCAAATAAACAATCAAAGTATAAGGACTTAGGGATGTGTTTTGCCAATAAACAATAGTACTAatgtaagaaaaaaataaatcgtGACTAAAAATAAAGCTGATTTAATTTCATTACTGTGAACGCACGCCCATAGTGTtgagagcacccgcaacgcgtgccgccggcgttccgcgtgctgttccgccggaacggtttcgccgcggaacgcgttgcggcgcaccaTTCCGCTCCCATTCCGTGCCAGGTGCCGCCGGCACGtaacgcggcacggcttgtgccgccacgcacaggggcgacgtggcgctccccgcttcgtgcgtgcttcccactcgcccgcgagtgggacacgtcagcgatgacgcaattattatttttttaaaaaaaaattgaattttttaaaaaaaataaattttaacggtaatattaccattttttaacctttttttaatttttttttatttttatttttatttttattttcttattctataaatacacctaatttattacatttcacacacaactacacatctactcttcctaaatcaccatcaattcctctccaattttctatttcaatctccttcacaaaatgtccggcgacgggaattacagcggtggcggctccggtgggtgggatctcaacgcattcgtcgattgggagaccatgtacaacacacttggtggttccgggtcgtcgacgccgggcacccaggggtcggcgacaccgggtgggtaccaaccacccactttcgatgtggatgcctacgctcgaccacccggctcgcggctttctcagggtttgtcccagattcgggaggatatccccgttgaacccacccagggaggaggccgaggcggtggaagctctagggctgcgtctgaggcacccgaggaggaggaggaggaggaactggaggatctgggccggcatccgtacaataacgaagaaactaaggcggtgtacaccgcctggctcaccgtctcgtacgatcccatcgtcgggaaccaacaagtcgccaagtgcttctgggaaaaggtacgtgatgtctaccaccagactaagccgaaaggggcccggaagcgcaaatatacaatgctccgtgctcactttggccgagtcgacgtacaggtcaaaaaattttgtggcatctactcggccgaagcggcgaactaccaaagcggagcttcgggcgccgacattctgagggcggctttgcgcgtcttctaccaggacaccggtctacagttcaaatatgttgatatttggcagctcgtcaaggacgaggaaaggtgggccggcggtgtccgctcgagctcgggctcaacctcaaagcgcacgaagcacacggcgagcggcaactactcgtctggtgacaccggtgaggccagcgagggtgaaccgcaggtgtttgggggtacgggggatccaacgcccgacgaatacgggggatccagccgtgggcgccgtcggccgcaagggacgaaggcggctaaggcggctagagcgaggaagggccgaggcgaatcaagccagtcgacctcgggatcgggctcgcggggaggctcggacacacttatggtggtgtacataaccgccacaatggcggacacttcccgcttctcgtacgcccaattcacggcctggtggaacggaattgtgcatatggcaggactacttggtcttcctcctccccctaaacctcgaccgcctccgcaggatgattcgccggcggagtagtttttttattttcccacgtttaattgtgtgttttttattttgtattttttatttttgtaggattttaattgtgtgctttttttattttttttaagtttaagttgatttttttttaatgttgtgtgttttttaataaattgtgtttgttttttattaaagtgtgtttatttaaattgaattgggttggaaaaaaaatgaaattgaatgaatagtaatttaaggaacggttaaggaacggagggttgcaggttccgttccttagttaaggaatggagtaaaaaagtacagtgggaccctcaaatagtggtttaaggaacggtataggaacagcgttgtggatagCATGAGAACTTTTGATATTAATGCTAATAGATCATATTTCACCATCAATCGTTGAATCAGTAGCATGAATTCACACATAACTTGCGTGATTAATTGATAATGGCTGCTTATTGAacaaaaactttaaaaaaattgacAGGTTCGTATTTTATTGGATTGGTTGGGCGATAAATACATATATAATTTTCTAAAGATTTTCCATTTATCATAGTCAAAgttgaggaaaagaaaaaaatttcatttatcaaagcACATGTTTTGACTCCTGCTGTTCATTATGAATATTTTTCAAATCACGTAATTTTATTGGTTTGTTGGGCGACATAtagtattactactattaattatagTACGAATTTTTACTCCACTTTGGAGTCTATAtgaacataaaacaaaacaaacatgtTTAATGACGAAagggaaaagaaataaaaataccaaacactaaaagtaaaatttaaaaattactcctATTTAGCTAATATGTTCACATTTAATGTTAGTtgatatactattaattaatattttattattaaattgcAAACATATCAATTGGCAATCAGATGAAAAATTGCAAAACTCCATTTTTTCCCTCTCGCCGACAACCAGAGGACTAACCCTCGTTCCAATAGTCAGCACACTATGCAGTAAGGGACTAGCCAAATAATTTGCTCCATTTTCATAAGTAAGGATCGAACCTATGACCTCATGCTTAAGGGATGAGGTGTTGGTCACGCCAACCATGTAGGTTGCAAAACTCCCTCTTTAAATACTGCAGGTGTAGATATAGATTACACACTGTTCTTATATTTTTTAGAGGGATTTTGATCATAAAAAATCTTAAACATTGGATGAATATGACATTTCTATCGAACTCGTCTTAAGAATCACAAACTCTAAATATGGTGTCAAACTATGGGTCATATTTCCAACCCGACTTATCTACAAGACATATTTTGTCTTATTAGACGTTTATTAGCCAAAGTCAAATTCAAGAATTAGAGTTTCAATACAATGTAATTTCATGTAAAATTTATTTGAGTTTGGTTGAGAAAATTGTACACTTTCAAAAATCtgtgaattttaaaattattttcgaAGTTTGAGTTTGGTTTGTctgaaatttataatttttaaaatcaaaactattCAATTATGTCTAGCATAATCctaacaaaacactcatgcacatGCCATTACTACTTTATTAGTTCAGATGAATTTGACACCAAAATTTAAATTGGtagataaaattttaaaagtttaaaaaagGTAAAATTTCTAAAACTGGTTTCAGTTTTCAAGATAAGATATTCTGTAACTATATATGGTTGACTCATATTAATTCTACACGCCATAGAAGTCCAAATTTGCTGGCATATATTAATGTCAAGTTGCAAAGAAACAAATCAATAGTGATACaacctctttttttttaaagataccCGGATCTTCACGCCTTCCAAAAATAATGATTCTATAATTTGTAGTCCACTACATGTTCAAGTCGAGATTGTTTAGAGATTTCATTCAACTTAAGTAGATCAGTTTTCTCCAAAGtaaaaatctcatcttttttcACACACAGAACATGGGTTCCATTTTGTGGGGCAGAGTTTTCTTGTTTTGATTTGCAGAACTATTAGCTGTTAATGCCCAAAAACAGTTTTTGATTTGAGTTTTTTTAGTGGTTGGTGATGCATCTCTTTCCTTGCTCTTTTTATATGAAACAGAGACAATTATTTGCTACTCTTTATGTTGATTTTAAGGTCTGGTCTAGTTTAAGAAAATTCTTATGCTTTTTAGctttctaattctaattctaattctaattcatCATGGTAATTGGTTGGATTATTTTAGGCTTCTTTTTCTCCATTGATTTTGCGAGGAAAGAAAATATGgggattcttcttcttcttcatcttcttctttctcacAATTTCATGATTTCAAGATTCATCACATCTGATTTGTATTCTTACCTTTTTCAATATAGGATTATCTTAGCCTTCCATCTCTTGAATCAGAGAGATTCATCTCCAGGCAGTTGCAAATGTATCTGGTTGAGAGCAAAGGAGGTGCAATAGCTTGCATGCTCCTAGCTCTATCCTTCTTGGGCACATGGCCCGCGTTGTTAACTCTCCTCGAGAGGCGAGGCCGTCTCCCTCAGCACACTTATCTTGATTACACAATCACAAATCTCTTGGCTGCAATCATCATTGCCTTCACATTTGGTGAAATTGGCAACCAAAAGCCAAACTTCCTGGACCAACTATCTCAGGTCAGCTTATATCCATTTGTCTGAATCTTGCAATAGACATGAGCATGGCATTCTAAACAAGTTGATTTCTTTCAGGATAATTGGCCTAGTGTGTTGTTTGCAATGGCTGGTGGGATTGTTCTGAGCCTTGGCAATCTGGCAACGCAGTATGCTTGGGCGTTCGTTGGTTTGTCAGTCACCGAGGTTATATCGTCCAGCATAACCGTTGTCATAGGTAGTATGGATTTTGTGATGAGTTGGTTGGTGTATTTTCTAAAGCAGATCCATATCGGTTCATCCAGGAACGACGTTGAATTATTTCTTGGACGGAAAAATCAACAAGGCCGAGATTCTTTTCCCTGGCGTTGGATGCTTTCTGATTGCTGTCTGTTTTGGCTCTGCTGTTCATTCTTCCAATGATGCTGATAACAAAGCTAAGCTTGCTGCAGCTGTGTACGTTTTCCTCATCGATGGCATTTCGAGCTTTTGTATTGTTCGTGTCTGTGTTTGTTGATACAAATCTCATTTTACAGTGAAAAGAATGCTCATACTTCCATAGAAAGAAACAAGGGTAAGAGcatataaaaatataagttTCTTTTcgtagggtcttgttaggttgacaACTATCTGAAAACTATGTGAACAACCTACGTTATGAATGTCAACACGAAGACATTTGTATGTCAACTAAATGTAGTTCTGTTGACATCTATATTTACAATGACAACAGAAGACATACGTATGCCAACTACTTTTAGTTGACTTAAGATAGTTATCATCTGTCTTTTCCTATCTGCTTTCATTCATATATGTTGTATATAATCTACAGATTTGGAGAATGGAAGCAACAAAGCAAAGTATGGCACTGCAGATTTTCTCATAAATCTTGAGAACAAAAGGGCAATCAAGGTTTGTTTTGtgctttcatttttaatggagaAAAAACAAGATTTGAATATGGTGGTGGTGTTGCAGGTTTTCGGGAAGGGAACATTCATAGGTTTGGGAATAACTTTCTTCGCGGGGCTATGCTTCTCCCTCTTCACTCCAGCCTTCAACCTCGCCACAAACGATCAGTGGCATACACTGAGAGACGGCGTCCCCCACCTGAGTGTCTACACTGCATTCTTCTACTTCTCATCATCCTGCTTCGTCATAGCCGTCATCCTCAACATCAGTTTCTTGTACCGCCCCATCTTGAACTCGC from Salvia splendens isolate huo1 chromosome 15, SspV2, whole genome shotgun sequence encodes the following:
- the LOC121768000 gene encoding ureide permease 1-like is translated as MHLFPCSFYMKQRQLFATLYVDFKDYLSLPSLESERFISRQLQMYLVESKGGAIACMLLALSFLGTWPALLTLLERRGRLPQHTYLDYTITNLLAAIIIAFTFGEIGNQKPNFLDQLSQDNWPSVLFAMAGGIVLSLGNLATQYAWAFVGLSVTEVISSSITVVIGTTLNYFLDGKINKAEILFPGVGCFLIAVCFGSAVHSSNDADNKAKLAAAVEKNAHTSIERNKDLENGSNKAKYGTADFLINLENKRAIKVFGKGTFIGLGITFFAGLCFSLFTPAFNLATNDQWHTLRDGVPHLSVYTAFFYFSSSCFVIAVILNISFLYRPILNSPKSSLRAYVADWDGRGWALLAGLLCGFGNGLQFMGGQAAGYAAADAVQALPLVSTFWGMILFGEYRRSSRRTYVLLVGMLLMFVVAVAVLMASAGHRK
- the LOC121766936 gene encoding glutathione S-transferase T3-like, with product MAVAVAVAVAVVAAVDVAVAVADRAMSAAPAERAAAQFKPKKKATHYTKAESIAVARAWDVATSDPIVGTDQTKGSFWKRAVLSYNKFKRRGTKPRDAEQLPKKWSRILPATRRFAGIYQNNLLHEESGRSEAGLKALSMSQYNTQGNPKFTMWEEYLVLEDC